A genome region from Arachidicoccus soli includes the following:
- a CDS encoding nucleoside phosphorylase codes for MKNIIPESELIINDRGAIYHLNVKPEELASTIITVGDPDRVKEISKYFDQIEFIQNHREFVTHTGFIGKKRISVVSTGIGPDNIDIVLNELDALVNIDFSSRTIKPQLNSLNIIRIGTCGSLQEDIPVDTAIVSTHGLGIDNLLNYYLQENNEEERELIQQFMQQTQIDHQFSKPYINAAGTTLLKNFVDGFHHGITVTCPGFYGPQGRVLRLGLQYPNFIDMLTHFTYGSYRIGNFEMETSAIYGLGKLLGHQCLSISAVVANRVSHTFSKDGKVAVENTIKKALSIISNI; via the coding sequence ATGAAGAATATCATTCCTGAAAGTGAACTCATTATCAACGATCGCGGCGCCATTTATCACCTGAATGTAAAACCCGAAGAACTAGCATCAACAATTATTACAGTTGGAGACCCTGATCGTGTAAAAGAAATAAGCAAATATTTTGACCAAATTGAATTTATACAAAATCATCGAGAATTTGTAACACATACCGGTTTCATAGGTAAAAAAAGAATATCTGTTGTTTCCACCGGTATTGGGCCTGACAATATAGATATCGTATTAAACGAGTTAGATGCATTAGTTAATATTGATTTTTCGTCACGAACTATCAAACCTCAACTAAATTCCTTAAATATTATTCGCATAGGAACTTGCGGCTCATTGCAAGAGGATATACCGGTAGATACAGCTATTGTAAGCACACATGGCTTAGGAATAGATAATTTACTCAATTATTATTTGCAAGAAAACAATGAAGAAGAGCGTGAATTAATTCAGCAGTTTATGCAACAAACACAAATCGATCATCAGTTTTCAAAACCCTATATCAATGCTGCAGGAACGACTTTACTTAAAAATTTTGTAGACGGCTTCCACCATGGTATTACCGTGACCTGTCCCGGTTTTTATGGTCCGCAAGGGCGAGTATTAAGATTGGGTTTACAATATCCTAATTTTATCGATATGCTTACACATTTCACTTATGGTTCTTATAGAATCGGTAACTTTGAGATGGAAACGAGTGCGATTTATGGTTTGGGTAAACTTTTGGGACACCAATGTCTTAGTATAAGTGCCGTAGTTGCCAATAGAGTTTCACATACTTTCTCTAAAGATGGGAAAGTAGCTGTAGAAAATACCATTAAAAAGGCATTATCAATCATTAGTAACATTTAA
- a CDS encoding RNA-guided endonuclease TnpB family protein yields the protein MLKAYKYCLLPTEEQKQQLAKFFGSCRFVFNLGLETKMQAWTTARKHLTCIDLANQMKELKDTEATWLQECPSQTLQMSLRNLDNAYTQFFKGGGFPKFKSKHRKQSIQFPQGVKTDFENSIIFLPKLKNVTCIFHRQFKGEIKTVTVSRTSTGKYFVSILVENQKQLPKKKPVMQKTTVGIDMGVKTFATLSDGTTFDNPKHLRNNLRRLRVEQRKLSRRFKRGAKEQSKNFLKQKLVVAKLHEHIKNQREDYLHKASTHIIRSYNSICLEDLNIKGMMQNEKIALAIGEVGWHKFKTMLEYKAEWYGKNILYIGRFQPSSKLCSHCGHIFKELSLKDRSWTCQSCGTHHERDENAALNIKTFGLRIKPSTVNVSH from the coding sequence ATGCTCAAAGCCTACAAATATTGCCTCCTGCCTACCGAAGAACAAAAGCAACAACTGGCTAAGTTCTTTGGTAGCTGTCGTTTTGTTTTCAATCTTGGACTGGAAACAAAAATGCAAGCATGGACTACCGCACGTAAGCATTTAACCTGTATAGACCTTGCGAACCAGATGAAGGAACTGAAAGACACCGAAGCAACATGGTTGCAGGAGTGCCCTTCACAAACGCTTCAAATGAGTTTGAGAAACTTAGACAATGCCTACACCCAATTCTTTAAAGGTGGCGGCTTCCCTAAGTTTAAATCAAAGCATCGCAAACAATCCATACAGTTTCCGCAAGGTGTGAAAACAGACTTTGAGAACAGTATCATCTTCCTCCCGAAGCTGAAAAATGTAACCTGTATTTTTCATCGCCAATTTAAAGGCGAGATTAAAACAGTAACCGTTTCCAGGACTTCAACAGGCAAATACTTCGTAAGCATACTGGTTGAGAACCAAAAGCAGTTGCCGAAGAAAAAACCTGTAATGCAGAAAACAACCGTTGGAATAGATATGGGCGTGAAAACTTTTGCTACCCTTTCAGACGGAACAACCTTTGACAATCCAAAGCATCTAAGAAATAATCTTAGAAGGCTTCGGGTAGAACAAAGAAAGTTGAGCCGTAGATTTAAAAGGGGTGCGAAGGAGCAAAGCAAAAACTTCCTGAAACAAAAACTGGTAGTTGCTAAACTTCACGAACACATCAAAAACCAACGTGAGGACTACTTACACAAAGCAAGTACGCACATCATTCGTTCTTACAACAGCATTTGCCTTGAAGATTTAAACATCAAAGGCATGATGCAAAACGAAAAAATTGCCCTTGCTATTGGTGAAGTAGGATGGCACAAATTCAAAACGATGCTGGAATACAAAGCCGAATGGTACGGAAAGAATATCCTGTACATCGGCAGGTTTCAACCATCGTCCAAATTGTGTTCACATTGCGGACATATTTTCAAAGAACTAAGTTTGAAGGACAGGTCTTGGACTTGTCAATCATGCGGCACTCATCACGAAAGAGATGAAAATGCCGCTTTGAATATTAAAACATTCGGGCTTCGGATAAAGCCTTCAACCGTTAACGTGAGCCATTAG
- the prmC gene encoding peptide chain release factor N(5)-glutamine methyltransferase: MTIHFAQSSLKDNLTTLYSVREAANIANLVLEKITKFSRIDRLINKDKELTSIQISLLERYTDQLLQNRPVQYVLGEAHFSGLTFFVNEKVLIPRPETEELVLWITENIGQNPYSVLDIGTGSGCIAVSLKNRMPNCKISALDISYEALNIAQQNAQDNDVEVDFLEADILNESTWNSFGEYNCIVSNPPYITKSEQELMNANVLNYEPHTALFVPNNEPLLFYERIALFAQQHLLKDGYLFFEINENLGLKTVRLLQEKGFKNIELKKDLQGKDRMVKCLFKK; this comes from the coding sequence ATGACAATACATTTTGCCCAGAGTTCGCTTAAAGATAATTTAACGACGCTTTACAGTGTTCGTGAAGCGGCTAATATTGCCAATTTAGTATTAGAAAAGATCACTAAATTTTCTCGAATAGACAGGCTTATTAATAAAGATAAGGAATTAACCTCCATTCAAATAAGTTTATTAGAGAGGTATACAGATCAACTGCTTCAAAATCGCCCGGTACAATATGTTCTCGGTGAAGCACATTTTTCGGGGCTTACCTTTTTTGTGAATGAAAAAGTACTAATACCCAGACCTGAAACAGAAGAGCTTGTATTGTGGATTACAGAGAATATTGGCCAAAATCCTTACAGTGTTTTAGATATCGGTACGGGAAGTGGATGTATTGCGGTTTCTCTAAAAAATCGAATGCCAAATTGTAAAATTTCCGCATTAGATATTTCTTATGAAGCATTAAATATTGCACAACAAAATGCACAAGATAATGATGTTGAAGTTGATTTTTTGGAGGCTGACATTTTAAATGAAAGCACTTGGAATTCTTTTGGGGAATATAATTGTATTGTAAGTAACCCCCCTTATATTACAAAGAGCGAACAAGAGCTTATGAATGCCAATGTTTTGAACTATGAGCCTCATACAGCCTTATTTGTGCCGAATAATGAACCTCTTCTCTTTTATGAGAGAATTGCCCTGTTTGCACAACAGCATTTACTAAAAGATGGATATTTGTTCTTTGAAATTAACGAAAATTTGGGCCTTAAAACTGTCAGGTTACTTCAGGAAAAAGGCTTTAAAAACATTGAGCTAAAAAAGGATTTGCAAGGGAAAGATAGAATGGTTAAGTGTTTGTTTAAAAAATAA
- the dapF gene encoding diaminopimelate epimerase, producing MQLITFYKYQGTGNDFVMIDGRTQEIKLNSEQIHNICNRRFGIGADGVIILKNHPKLDFEMDYYNADGSQSMCGNGGRCAVQFAKHMGILKNEFHFLAIDGEHIATIEDSGWVHLKMKDVYSIKSINNDYELNTGSPHYIKLVANLDNINVVEEGRAIRNSEAYEQEGINVNFVQTINDTSIFVRTYERGVEDETFSCGTGVTAASLVSAHNDRGFNRIEVETLGGKLAVEFDRINEEAFNNIWLCGPATFVFKGEKTLA from the coding sequence ATGCAATTAATTACTTTTTATAAATATCAAGGTACAGGCAACGACTTTGTAATGATAGATGGAAGAACACAAGAAATAAAATTGAATTCTGAACAAATTCATAATATTTGCAATCGCAGGTTTGGCATAGGAGCAGACGGGGTTATTATTTTAAAAAATCACCCGAAACTTGACTTTGAAATGGATTATTATAATGCCGATGGCTCACAAAGCATGTGTGGAAATGGTGGTCGATGTGCAGTGCAGTTTGCGAAACACATGGGTATTCTAAAAAACGAATTTCATTTCCTTGCTATTGACGGAGAACATATAGCCACTATTGAAGATAGTGGTTGGGTCCATTTAAAAATGAAAGACGTATACAGTATTAAGTCTATCAATAATGATTATGAATTAAACACAGGCAGTCCACATTACATCAAATTAGTAGCAAACCTTGATAATATAAATGTGGTAGAAGAAGGCAGGGCTATTCGTAATAGTGAAGCTTATGAACAAGAAGGCATTAATGTAAATTTTGTACAAACCATTAACGATACTAGTATTTTTGTCCGTACTTATGAACGTGGTGTGGAAGACGAAACCTTCAGTTGCGGCACTGGCGTTACAGCCGCAAGCCTGGTATCAGCGCATAATGACAGAGGATTTAACCGTATAGAAGTAGAAACTTTAGGCGGAAAATTAGCGGTAGAATTCGACAGAATCAATGAAGAGGCTTTTAATAATATCTGGCTTTGCGGACCTGCAACCTTTGTGTTTAAAGGAGAAAAGACATTAGCTTAA
- the msrA gene encoding peptide-methionine (S)-S-oxide reductase MsrA codes for MNRFKVVNMSSKLLFLTGAVLCFASFTSCVEQKNHQRNNVDEQFADKNLEMGNIDTATFGTGCFWCTEAIFQRLKGVAKVISGYSGGNTPKPTYEEVCSGTTGYAEACQIMYDPSVISFEELLKVFWQTHDPTTLNRQGNDVGTQYRSVIFYHNEEQEKEAQHYKDALQQSGAWDKPIVTSIEPYKSFFSAENYHQNYYNDNPRQMYCQYVIKPKLEKFEKAFKDKLK; via the coding sequence ATGAATCGTTTTAAAGTTGTGAATATGAGTAGTAAGTTATTATTTTTGACAGGTGCAGTTTTATGTTTTGCGTCTTTTACTTCTTGTGTTGAACAGAAAAACCATCAAAGAAATAATGTTGATGAACAATTCGCCGACAAAAATTTAGAAATGGGAAATATAGATACAGCTACGTTTGGCACCGGATGTTTTTGGTGTACGGAAGCGATCTTTCAGCGTTTGAAAGGTGTTGCAAAAGTAATTAGTGGTTATAGCGGTGGAAACACACCTAAACCCACATATGAAGAAGTTTGCTCAGGTACAACCGGTTATGCAGAAGCTTGTCAAATTATGTATGATCCTTCTGTGATTTCTTTTGAAGAGTTATTAAAGGTATTTTGGCAAACACACGACCCCACAACGCTTAACAGACAAGGTAACGACGTAGGTACACAATATCGAAGCGTCATCTTTTATCATAATGAAGAACAAGAGAAAGAAGCTCAACATTATAAAGATGCGTTACAACAAAGTGGTGCTTGGGATAAGCCTATTGTAACTTCAATTGAACCATATAAATCTTTCTTTTCTGCGGAAAATTATCATCAAAATTACTATAACGACAATCCAAGACAAATGTATTGTCAATATGTAATAAAGCCGAAATTGGAGAAATTTGAAAAGGCATTTAAAGATAAATTGAAATAA
- a CDS encoding M1 family metallopeptidase has protein sequence MKKLFILFILISFCAHHSKAQLLSGKEKIFTHADTLRGSNGPDRIWWDVQRYDITFQPNYADKTIEGNNMITYKVIQENPSNEMQIDLQKPMEIDSIFFNGLQRLTKIRRDGNAYFIKLPQESLNSINTITIYYHGAPREAVHAPWDGGFIWAKDSLGRPWMTVACQGLGASVWYPCKDYQGDEPDLGASLTTIVSDTLRVVGNGRLVVKKELPHHLVSYKWAVKNPINNYDIVPYIGKYKAIDTCYNGLKGKLSVTLWALDYDIKKMRNHCEPDVFKMLKALEYWYGPYPFYEDGYQLVEASHLGMEHQSAIAYGNHFKNGYLGRDLSHTGIGLKFDFIVIHESGHEWFGNSITSKDIADMWIHESFTNYCEALFVEYYWGKKEAQDYVYGIRQNITNDKPIIGHYGVNDEGSEDMYYKGANMINNIRHSINNDKVFRDLLHGICKTFYHQTVTSKQIEDYINEFTGIDFSKVFQQYLTTTQIPVLELYFSDNNETINYRYTNCVAGFHMPIVLHDGSHEFKFLPSTEWQSKSVKTAIEANMLNPISIEGQYYLSCKMVQGE, from the coding sequence ATGAAAAAGCTTTTTATTTTATTTATTCTTATTTCTTTTTGTGCACACCACAGCAAAGCACAATTATTAAGTGGTAAAGAAAAAATTTTTACACACGCTGACACTTTACGCGGGAGCAATGGTCCTGACCGTATTTGGTGGGATGTACAAAGGTACGACATCACTTTTCAACCTAATTATGCAGATAAAACTATTGAAGGGAATAATATGATTACTTACAAGGTGATTCAAGAAAACCCTTCTAACGAAATGCAAATAGATTTGCAAAAGCCTATGGAAATTGACAGCATTTTTTTTAATGGGCTCCAAAGATTAACAAAAATAAGAAGAGATGGCAACGCCTACTTCATAAAACTGCCTCAGGAAAGTTTAAATAGTATCAACACTATAACTATTTATTATCATGGCGCACCTAGAGAAGCTGTACACGCACCTTGGGACGGCGGTTTTATCTGGGCAAAGGATTCACTGGGACGTCCTTGGATGACAGTTGCCTGTCAGGGTTTAGGCGCTTCAGTTTGGTATCCTTGTAAAGATTACCAAGGAGATGAACCAGATTTGGGTGCAAGTCTTACGACTATTGTTTCCGACACTTTGAGGGTTGTTGGCAATGGAAGATTAGTAGTCAAAAAAGAATTGCCCCATCATTTAGTGAGTTATAAATGGGCGGTTAAAAACCCAATCAATAATTATGATATCGTTCCTTACATAGGAAAATACAAAGCAATAGATACTTGTTATAATGGCTTAAAAGGAAAGCTAAGTGTTACGCTATGGGCTTTAGATTATGATATTAAAAAAATGCGCAATCATTGTGAACCAGATGTATTCAAAATGTTAAAAGCCTTGGAATATTGGTATGGGCCTTATCCTTTTTATGAAGACGGCTATCAGCTAGTAGAAGCATCTCATTTGGGAATGGAGCATCAAAGTGCCATAGCTTATGGTAATCATTTTAAAAATGGCTACTTAGGTCGCGACTTATCCCATACCGGCATTGGTTTAAAATTTGATTTTATTGTTATACACGAAAGTGGACACGAATGGTTTGGTAATAGTATCACTTCAAAAGATATTGCAGATATGTGGATTCACGAAAGTTTTACCAACTATTGTGAAGCTTTATTTGTTGAATATTATTGGGGTAAAAAAGAAGCACAAGATTATGTATATGGTATCCGTCAAAATATTACAAATGACAAACCCATTATCGGGCATTATGGTGTAAATGATGAAGGCAGTGAAGATATGTATTATAAAGGTGCAAATATGATTAACAATATTCGTCATAGCATTAATAATGATAAGGTTTTTCGCGATTTGTTACATGGTATTTGCAAAACATTTTATCATCAAACTGTAACTTCAAAACAGATAGAAGATTATATCAACGAATTCACTGGGATAGATTTTAGCAAGGTATTTCAACAATATTTGACTACCACACAAATTCCTGTTTTAGAGCTTTATTTTTCAGATAATAATGAAACCATCAATTATCGATATACAAATTGTGTAGCAGGGTTTCATATGCCTATTGTTTTGCATGATGGGAGTCACGAGTTTAAATTTTTACCTTCCACAGAATGGCAATCAAAATCTGTAAAAACGGCCATTGAGGCAAATATGTTGAATCCTATTTCAATTGAAGGACAGTATTATTTAAGTTGCAAGATGGTGCAAGGAGAATAA
- the guaB gene encoding IMP dehydrogenase: MATRNTSTQTTPSSQRFYGIGLTFDDVLLQPAYSEVLPKDVNIQTHLTKDVTLNIPMLSAAMDTVTEASLAIALAREGGVGILHKNMSIEKQAEQIRKVKRSESGLILDPITLQEEATIGDALRLMRENKIGGIPIVNKKGKLVGILTNRDLRFETNMKQQVSDVMTKENLVTAPQGTDLKKAEKIFRQHMIEKLPVVDKVGTLIGLITYRDILQLKNFPVAVKDAYGRLLVGGALGITKDLNERAEALQNVGVDVVALDSSHGHSKGVIDALKQLKSNFKNLQVIAGNVATAAGAKALAEAGADAVKVGIGPGSICTTRIVAGAGVPQLSAIMDAAHALKSKGIPVIADGGIRYTGDMVKALAAGAQAVMMGSVFAGVEESPGETIIFEGRKFKQYRGMGSIGAMQQGSGDRYFQEGEADTKKMVPEGIEGRVAFKGNLSEIVAQYVGGLRAGMGLTGSKDLKSLRQATFVQITNAGMSESHAHDVYITKEAPNYSRR, encoded by the coding sequence ATGGCAACAAGAAATACTTCTACACAGACAACCCCAAGTTCACAAAGATTTTACGGAATAGGATTAACCTTCGACGATGTGCTGCTTCAACCAGCTTATAGTGAGGTTTTGCCTAAAGATGTCAACATTCAAACACATCTTACCAAAGATGTAACGCTCAATATTCCAATGCTTTCTGCAGCGATGGACACCGTAACAGAAGCCAGTTTAGCAATAGCACTTGCAAGAGAAGGTGGAGTGGGCATTTTACACAAAAATATGTCCATTGAAAAACAAGCAGAACAGATTCGTAAAGTAAAAAGAAGCGAGAGTGGGCTGATTTTGGATCCGATCACCTTACAAGAAGAGGCAACTATTGGTGATGCTTTAAGATTGATGCGAGAAAACAAAATTGGTGGCATCCCCATCGTGAATAAAAAGGGCAAATTAGTGGGTATTCTCACCAATAGAGACTTACGTTTTGAAACCAATATGAAACAACAGGTTTCAGATGTAATGACTAAAGAAAATCTAGTAACTGCCCCACAAGGAACCGATTTGAAAAAAGCGGAAAAGATTTTCCGTCAACATATGATTGAGAAATTACCGGTAGTTGATAAAGTAGGGACTTTAATTGGTTTGATTACCTATCGTGATATCCTTCAATTAAAAAACTTTCCTGTTGCTGTAAAAGATGCATATGGCCGCTTATTAGTTGGTGGGGCATTAGGGATCACTAAAGACTTAAATGAAAGAGCAGAAGCATTACAAAATGTAGGTGTTGATGTCGTAGCATTAGATAGTTCACATGGTCATAGCAAAGGTGTAATAGATGCACTCAAACAATTAAAAAGTAATTTTAAAAATTTACAAGTGATCGCTGGCAATGTAGCTACGGCTGCTGGTGCGAAAGCTTTGGCAGAAGCAGGTGCAGATGCGGTAAAGGTAGGCATTGGACCGGGTTCTATTTGCACTACACGTATTGTGGCGGGTGCAGGGGTTCCACAATTGTCAGCTATTATGGATGCGGCACATGCTTTAAAATCAAAGGGTATTCCAGTTATTGCTGATGGTGGTATTCGCTATACGGGAGATATGGTGAAAGCATTGGCCGCTGGCGCGCAAGCGGTGATGATGGGCAGTGTGTTTGCCGGAGTAGAAGAAAGCCCCGGAGAAACGATTATTTTTGAAGGCCGTAAGTTTAAGCAATATCGTGGAATGGGCAGTATCGGTGCAATGCAGCAGGGTAGTGGTGATCGCTATTTTCAAGAAGGCGAAGCTGATACGAAAAAAATGGTTCCTGAGGGTATTGAAGGTCGCGTAGCTTTTAAAGGAAACCTAAGTGAAATTGTTGCTCAATATGTTGGCGGTTTACGTGCAGGAATGGGACTAACTGGTTCCAAAGATTTGAAATCATTAAGACAAGCCACTTTTGTACAGATTACAAATGCTGGTATGAGTGAAAGTCACGCACATGATGTATATATTACCAAGGAAGCACCAAATTATAGTAGAAGATAA
- a CDS encoding ABC transporter substrate-binding protein, with the protein MKFFKKYFLLLLVIFYFSSCKKGKKNNKQIFYYNETRGIATLDPAFAKSQSVMWPISQIYNTLITLDSNLNFIPSIAKSWEISSNHLVYTFHLHRDIFFQDNNAFKNGKGRRLIAQDVVYSFNRILDPATASSGAWIFNNRIAKNGFKALNDSTFQLSLLRPFHPILGILSMQYCSIVPHEVVDKYGQDFGHHPCGTGPFQMKFWEDDQSLVLEKNPHYWELDSQGKRLPYLDAVSISFINNKANEFLQFRQGKLSFINDIDPSFKDEVITKSGVLHKQWKGRIVLQKHAYLNTQYLGILMDEHNPLLKNSPLKIKSIRQAINYAIDKKQLMLYFRNSIGMPANAGFVPGGLPSRNTDSVKGYIFNQTKALKLLRDAGFPNGKNLPIIKLQTNPDYADIASFIAKQESNIGINLQVEVLQKSMLLQQTAQSESVFFLGSWIADYPDAENYMAVFYSKNPAPPNYTRYNNPAFDAMYNQSLQENNDSIRYVLYRKMDQLIIDDAPIVPIFYDEVIRLVQPNIQGFHTDALNSLDLKRVYCSK; encoded by the coding sequence ATGAAATTTTTTAAAAAATATTTCCTTTTACTGCTCGTAATTTTTTATTTCTCTTCTTGTAAAAAAGGAAAGAAAAATAATAAACAGATTTTTTATTACAATGAAACACGTGGGATTGCTACCTTAGATCCGGCTTTTGCTAAAAGTCAGTCGGTTATGTGGCCTATTTCTCAGATCTATAATACGCTGATTACTTTAGATAGTAATTTGAATTTTATTCCTTCCATTGCTAAAAGCTGGGAAATAAGTAGCAATCATTTAGTGTATACTTTTCATTTGCACCGAGATATTTTTTTTCAAGACAATAATGCCTTTAAAAATGGTAAAGGACGTCGTCTTATTGCACAGGACGTTGTGTATAGTTTCAATAGGATTTTGGATCCGGCAACAGCCAGTAGTGGGGCATGGATTTTTAATAATCGCATAGCGAAAAATGGCTTCAAAGCACTTAATGATTCTACATTCCAGCTTAGTTTACTGAGGCCATTTCACCCTATTTTGGGTATTTTAAGTATGCAATATTGTTCGATTGTTCCACATGAAGTTGTAGATAAATATGGCCAAGATTTTGGCCACCATCCTTGTGGTACCGGCCCTTTTCAGATGAAATTTTGGGAAGATGATCAATCGCTGGTTTTAGAAAAAAATCCACACTATTGGGAGTTGGATTCGCAGGGTAAACGCCTACCTTATCTTGACGCGGTAAGTATAAGTTTTATCAATAATAAAGCCAACGAATTTTTGCAATTCAGGCAAGGGAAATTGAGCTTTATCAATGATATTGATCCCTCCTTTAAAGATGAAGTTATTACCAAAAGTGGTGTGCTTCATAAGCAATGGAAGGGTAGGATTGTTTTACAAAAACATGCTTATCTAAATACGCAATATTTAGGTATTTTAATGGACGAACATAATCCATTGTTAAAGAATTCTCCATTAAAAATAAAATCGATACGCCAAGCCATTAACTATGCGATTGATAAAAAACAATTGATGTTATATTTTCGTAATTCTATTGGAATGCCGGCAAATGCAGGTTTCGTGCCAGGAGGATTGCCTTCTCGAAATACAGATTCGGTAAAAGGTTATATTTTTAATCAGACGAAAGCATTGAAATTATTAAGGGATGCAGGGTTTCCTAACGGGAAGAATTTACCAATTATTAAACTGCAAACGAACCCAGATTATGCAGATATTGCCAGTTTTATTGCTAAACAAGAGAGTAATATAGGAATCAATTTACAAGTAGAAGTTTTGCAAAAAAGTATGTTATTGCAACAAACAGCTCAATCTGAATCTGTATTTTTCCTGGGTAGTTGGATCGCCGATTACCCGGACGCAGAAAACTACATGGCTGTTTTTTATAGTAAAAATCCGGCGCCTCCCAACTATACAAGATACAATAACCCGGCTTTCGATGCTATGTATAATCAGTCTTTACAAGAAAATAATGATTCTATTCGTTATGTATTATACAGAAAAATGGATCAGCTGATTATTGATGATGCGCCAATAGTTCCTATTTTTTATGATGAAGTGATAAGGCTTGTTCAGCCTAATATTCAAGGCTTTCATACGGATGCACTTAATTCATTAGATTTGAAAAGAGTATATTGCTCAAAGTGA
- the tnpA gene encoding IS200/IS605 family transposase, which yields MFVCKYRKAMLVGQLNDDVKRIFLSIAENSDFEIEVMETDTDHVHFLIRYIPRLSIVQIVRRLKQESTRQLWLLHGKILRKQYWYQKLLWSDGYFVCSIGEASPETVRQYILSQG from the coding sequence ATTTTTGTTTGTAAGTACCGTAAGGCAATGCTTGTCGGTCAGCTTAATGATGATGTTAAGCGTATCTTTCTCTCTATCGCTGAAAATTCAGATTTTGAAATTGAAGTGATGGAGACAGATACAGACCATGTACATTTCCTTATTCGCTACATTCCTCGCCTGTCTATTGTGCAAATTGTTCGCAGGTTAAAGCAGGAAAGCACTCGTCAGTTGTGGTTGCTGCATGGCAAAATACTCCGTAAGCAATATTGGTATCAGAAATTACTTTGGTCGGATGGCTATTTCGTTTGTTCCATTGGTGAAGCATCACCTGAAACAGTCAGGCAATACATCCTTTCACAAGGTTAA
- a CDS encoding DUF4197 domain-containing protein produces the protein MKKILIVFTSTLLFASCANLNQLGNSLNTVNTQNTGNIGNTAIKDLLLQSALSGIGNLGSNNGFLNNSLYRILLPPEVQRVAGTLQALGFGSLVNNAETQINHSAEQAISLAKPIFTNAVKNMSITDAAGLIAGGDNSITNFFRQRTSGQLIAAFTPVIKSSLDKNEATKYYNQVATTYNNLPLVQNKINPDLTNYVANQAMNAMFSQMATTEKNIRHNPAQQTTAALRQIFGNK, from the coding sequence ATGAAAAAAATTCTAATCGTTTTTACCAGTACTTTATTATTTGCTTCTTGCGCCAATCTCAATCAACTGGGCAATTCACTTAATACCGTAAATACACAAAATACAGGTAATATAGGCAATACTGCAATTAAAGATTTATTGTTACAAAGTGCATTATCGGGAATTGGCAACCTAGGAAGCAACAATGGCTTTCTCAACAATTCTCTGTATAGAATATTACTTCCTCCAGAAGTGCAAAGAGTTGCAGGAACATTACAAGCATTAGGTTTTGGAAGCCTTGTAAATAATGCAGAAACGCAAATTAATCATTCGGCAGAGCAGGCTATTTCTTTAGCCAAGCCCATTTTTACAAATGCAGTAAAAAATATGTCAATAACTGATGCAGCAGGATTAATAGCAGGCGGCGACAATTCAATTACCAATTTCTTTAGACAGAGGACCTCCGGTCAATTAATCGCTGCTTTTACGCCAGTAATAAAATCTTCCTTAGATAAAAACGAGGCGACAAAATATTATAATCAGGTGGCAACTACCTATAATAATTTACCCTTGGTGCAAAACAAAATCAATCCTGATTTAACCAACTATGTCGCCAATCAGGCAATGAATGCAATGTTTAGTCAGATGGCCACTACCGAAAA